From uncultured Desulfobacter sp., the proteins below share one genomic window:
- a CDS encoding aminobutyraldehyde dehydrogenase: MKLWINGKWCDGTAGVMDVENPATGEVIAQVAKAGAADVDNAVAAAKAAFPEWSSMPPRDRSKCMWQLADLMEANIEELAKIESEDTGKPYEFLSLGGDLPFCIDNMRFFAGSARDTSGHHAGEYTQGYTTIYRREPVGVVGQIAPWNYPLLMAIWKIGAALAAGCTTVLKPASLTPRTSLMLGELCQKAGIPDGVVNVLTGEVGPAIVNHKDIRMISVTGATSTGAAIMQSSAESIKRVHLELGGKAPVVVFEDATPELVAEKVSLGTFCNSGQDCTAATRIICHESIVDQVTEALVAAMKAVKVGNPFDSETMMGSMISKSHMESVDGFVQRAKASGAGILCGGKILDGPGYFYAPTVINNVAQNSEIVQKEVFGPVVTIQTFKEESDALAMANDTVFGLASSVFTHDVARSMRVAKALEFGCVWVNDHLPLVSEAPHGGFKQSGFGKDLSAEAVGDYLVTKHVMVNTTV, from the coding sequence ATGAAACTATGGATTAATGGAAAATGGTGTGACGGAACCGCAGGTGTTATGGATGTGGAAAATCCGGCAACAGGAGAAGTCATTGCCCAGGTGGCAAAAGCAGGCGCTGCCGATGTGGACAACGCCGTGGCCGCAGCTAAGGCAGCCTTTCCGGAATGGAGTTCTATGCCGCCCAGGGACCGCAGCAAGTGCATGTGGCAACTGGCAGATCTGATGGAGGCAAACATTGAAGAACTTGCCAAAATCGAAAGTGAAGATACCGGCAAACCCTATGAATTTTTAAGCCTTGGCGGGGATCTGCCCTTCTGCATAGACAATATGCGCTTTTTTGCCGGCAGTGCCCGGGACACCAGCGGTCATCACGCTGGAGAATATACCCAAGGGTACACCACCATTTACCGCCGGGAACCCGTTGGGGTGGTAGGCCAGATCGCCCCCTGGAACTATCCGCTGCTTATGGCAATCTGGAAAATCGGTGCTGCCCTGGCAGCCGGATGCACCACAGTTTTAAAACCTGCGTCTTTGACCCCGCGCACCTCGCTGATGTTGGGAGAGCTGTGCCAGAAGGCCGGGATTCCCGACGGGGTTGTCAATGTGCTCACCGGAGAGGTGGGCCCTGCCATTGTCAATCACAAGGATATTCGAATGATTTCAGTGACCGGAGCTACCAGCACGGGCGCCGCCATCATGCAAAGCTCCGCAGAATCCATCAAGCGGGTTCACCTGGAACTGGGCGGCAAAGCCCCGGTGGTGGTGTTTGAAGATGCCACACCCGAACTTGTGGCAGAAAAGGTGTCGTTGGGGACTTTTTGCAACTCCGGACAGGACTGCACCGCAGCCACACGGATCATCTGCCATGAATCCATCGTGGATCAGGTGACAGAGGCCCTTGTGGCTGCCATGAAAGCCGTCAAGGTGGGCAATCCTTTTGACAGCGAAACCATGATGGGTTCCATGATTTCCAAATCCCACATGGAATCTGTGGACGGCTTTGTACAGCGGGCCAAGGCTTCGGGTGCCGGAATCCTGTGTGGCGGCAAAATTCTTGACGGTCCGGGATATTTTTATGCCCCCACGGTCATTAATAATGTTGCACAGAATTCTGAAATCGTGCAAAAAGAGGTATTCGGCCCTGTCGTCACCATCCAAACCTTCAAAGAGGAATCAGACGCTCTGGCCATGGCCAATGATACGGTATTTGGCCTGGCATCTTCGGTATTTACCCATGATGTGGCACGCTCCATGCGTGTGGCAAAGGCACTGGAGTTTGGATGCGTGTGGGTGAACGACCATCTTCCCCTGGTTTCCGAAGCGCCCCACGGCGGTTTCAAACAATCCGGATTCGGCAAGGATCTGTCCGCAGAGGCGGTTGGCGATTATCTGGTAACCAAGCATGTAATGGTCAATACCACAGTTTAA